In Blastococcus saxobsidens DD2, the genomic stretch ACCGCCCATGGCGAGCGCCGCAGCCTCGCGACGCTTGTGCTCGGTGATCAGTTCCTCGAAGGGCATGCCGACTCCAATCGCAGAGGTGTTCCAACGGGTGTGCCGACGGGTGTCCCAGCGGGGGACGGCGTCGCCGCCGTGCGGTGGGACGTGGTGCAGGGCGCGCGTGTCACAGCGCGAGCAGCAGTCCGGTCAGGCTGCTGAGGACGACGAAGAGCGCGACGCCCCGGACGAACGCGCGGTGCGGCAGCCGGTGCAGCACCGAGTTCCCCAAGAGCAGGCCCAGGGCCGCTCCCGGCAGCGCTGCCGCCGCGACGACCAACCAGCCGATAGCCGCGCTCCCCGAGCGGATGAGCAGCACCACCCCGACCACGTTGAGAACCAGGCCGACGGCGGAGACCGTGGCCCGGAACGGTCTGCCGGACAGCTGCTGGTTGAGCAGCCACAGGACCATCGGTGGGCCGGACAGCGAGACGCTGGTGTTCAGCGCCCCGCTGCTGATCCCCACGAGCACTCGACCCAGGCCGCTCGGGTCGGGCAGCCGGGGCAGCCGGTCGGCACCCACGAGGTAGCCGAGGCTCAGCACCACGATCGTGGCTTGCGCGCCGATGGTCAGCGCTCGCTCGGTGAGGCCGGTCAACAGGACAATGCCCAAGGGCAAGCCGATCAGACCCCCGACCGCGATCAGCAGGGCCTGACGGCCGGCTACGTACCGCCGGTCCGACCACACCAGGGGCAACCGCAGGGCTACCGACACCGCCAGGTTCGTGATGACGATCAGTGGTGGGGGCAGTACCCAGAGCAGGAACGGCGTCGTCACCAGAGCGAATCCGAAGCCACTGGTGCCGGTGACGAACCCGCCGAGCGCGGTCACGAGCAGGACGACGGTCCAGTGGCCGGCTCCCAGGTCCACCGTCACCGGACGCGGCAGCCGCGGCCGGTTGCCGTCCGGTCATCGCTGGGCACGCCGCGCTTGGACGCGCTCGTGGAGCAGCAGGGCAGCGGCTGCGGATGCCGCGTCGACCAGCTCTCCGAAGACCGGGAGCCCGGACTGCAGCGCCCGCTCGCGGT encodes the following:
- a CDS encoding sulfite exporter TauE/SafE family protein, with product MTVDLGAGHWTVVLLVTALGGFVTGTSGFGFALVTTPFLLWVLPPPLIVITNLAVSVALRLPLVWSDRRYVAGRQALLIAVGGLIGLPLGIVLLTGLTERALTIGAQATIVVLSLGYLVGADRLPRLPDPSGLGRVLVGISSGALNTSVSLSGPPMVLWLLNQQLSGRPFRATVSAVGLVLNVVGVVLLIRSGSAAIGWLVVAAAALPGAALGLLLGNSVLHRLPHRAFVRGVALFVVLSSLTGLLLAL